The proteins below come from a single Benincasa hispida cultivar B227 chromosome 4, ASM972705v1, whole genome shotgun sequence genomic window:
- the LOC120075920 gene encoding uncharacterized protein LOC120075920 codes for MTPRAYVLIFFFWSLLTILTPALVFLSDNSKPSSLSFKSTDGKNGGIEMSRKVVGLTRKYQMLKVLAEEQTAPAAIPTPITAPALSPAPALGAAVSVRKFMADTGKVILTTLKGLKEAH; via the exons ATGACCCCTCGAGCTTATGTCTTAATCTTTTTCTTCTGGTCTCTTCTCACCATTCTCACTCCCGCTCTCGTTTTTCTCTCCGATAATTCAAAACCGTCGTCGCTCTCATTCAAATCTACAG ATGGGAAAAATGGAGGGATTGAAATGAGTAGAAAAGTTGTGGGATTGACAAGAAAATATCAGATGTTGAAAGTTTTGGCTGAAGAACAGACTGCACCGGCGGCGATTCCGACACCCATTACAGCACCGGCACTGTCGCCGGCTCCGGCACTGGGCGCCGCCGTTTCGGTACGGAAGTTCATGGCTGATACTGGAAAAGTCATATTGACAACATTGAAGGGCTTGAAAGAAGCACATTAA
- the LOC120075919 gene encoding protein RER1B-like has translation MEGVGGDAASAVAPLAKWRNDFARAFQYYLDRSTPHPVQRWLGTLLVAAIYVLRVFYVQGFYVVSYGLGIYILNLLIGFLSPKVDPELDVLDGASLPTKGSDEFRPFIRRLPEFKFWYAITKAFCIAFLMTFFSLFDVPVFWPILLCYWIVLFVLTMKRQIMHMIKYKYIPFSIGKQRYTGKRSSASSSGVSRD, from the exons ATGGAAGGAGTTGGGGGCGACGCGGCCTCTGCAGTAGCACCTCTGGCTAAGTGGAGAAACGACTTTGCCAGAGCATTTCAGTATTACTTGGATCGATCCACTCCTCACCCGGTCCAGAGGTGGTTGGGAACCCTTCTTGTTGCAGCAATTTATGTGTTGCGTGTTTTCTATGTTCAAGGGTTTTATGTTGTCTCCTATGGATTGGGAATCTATATTTTGAATCTCTTGATTGGGTTTCTATCGCCCAAGGTTGATCCTGAGCTCGATGTCTTGGATGGAGCTTCCTTGCCTACTAAAGGGTCTGATGAGTTTAGGCCCTTCATACGTCGACTTCCGGAGTTCAAATTTTG GTACGCCATCACCAAAGCCTTTTGTATTGCATTCCTCATGACCTTCTTCTCACTCTTTGATGTTCCGGTTTTCTGGCCCATTCTTCTTTGCTATTGGATTGTTCTATTTGTCCTGACAATGAAGCGCCAAATCATGCACATGATCAAATACAAATATATTCCTTTCAGCATTGGAAAACAG AGGTATACAGGAAAGAGGTCTTCTGCAAGTAGCAGTGGCGTTTCAAGAGACTAA
- the LOC120075918 gene encoding eugenol synthase 2-like: MAEDNRKSRVLIIGGTGYIGKFVVEASAKAGHPTFVLVRESTIADPVKAKLVENFKNLGVKLITGDLYDRESLVKAIKEVDVVISTVGQMQLADQSKIIDAIKEAGNVKRFFPSEFGLDVDRLNAVEPAKSALAIKAEIRRAIEREGIPYTYVSSNCFNGYFLPTLMQPGLTSPPTDKVIIPGDGHPKAIFNLEEDIGSYTIKAVDDPRTENKILYINPPNNTYSFNDLVALWEKKIGKPLEKLYVPEHQILRDIQEAPLPINVILALNHSIFVKGDETNFEIEPSFGVEASTLYPDVKYTTVDEYLSRFV; encoded by the exons atggcGGAGGATAATCGGAAGAGCAGAGTTCTGATAATCGGCGGCACTGGTTACATCGGAAAGTTCGTGGTGGAAGCGAGCGCTAAGGCTGGACATCCTACGTTTGTTCTCGTCAGAGAGAGCACCATCGCCGATCCTGTAAAAGCAAAACTCGTGGAGAATTTCAAGAATTTGGGCGTTAAATTGATCACT GGAGATCTATATGATCGTGAAAGTTTAGTGAAAGCGATTAAGGAAGTGGACGTCGTGATTTCGACTGTAGGCCAAATGCAATTGGCGGATCAGAGCAAGATCATTGATGCAATTAAAGAGGCCGGCAATGTCAAG AGATTTTTTCCATCGGAGTTTGGATTGGATGTGGATCGACTCAATGCAGTTGAGCCAGCAAAATCTGCGTTGGCCATAAAGGCAGAGATCAGAAGGGCTATTGAAAGGGAAGGGATACCCTACACTTATGTGTCCTCCAACTGTTTCAATGGCTACTTTCTCCCGACACTGATGCAGCCAGGACTCACCTCCCCTCCCACTGACAAGGTCATCATTCCTGGAGACGGACACCCCAAAG CTATATTTAACTTGGAGGAGGACATCGGGAGTTACACTATAAAAGCTGTGGACGACCCAAGAACTGAAAACAAAATATTGTACATCAATCCTCCCAATAACACCTACTCTTTCAACGACCTCGTTGCTCTATGGGAGAAGAAGATCGGCAAACCATTGGAAAAGCTCTATGTTCCAGAACACCAAATCCTCCGGGACATCCAAG AGGCTCCGCTTCCAATCAATGTGATTTTGGCTCTCAACCACTCGATATTTGTGAAGGGAGATGAGACCAACTTTGAGATTGAACCATCCTTTGGAGTGGAAGCTTCGACACTTTACCCTGATGTCAAATACACCACTGTCGATGAGTATCTCTCTCGATTTGTCTGA